In Thermomonas carbonis, a single genomic region encodes these proteins:
- a CDS encoding cryptochrome/photolyase family protein, with amino-acid sequence MTQGIFWFRRDLRLADHPALERAIQSHDALLLVYVDDDADGIFDASRAWLRRSLGKLAEDIRARGGELHLIAGDPEALIPALALATGAAAVHISALHEPDADARDARIAAALAASGIAMRRAGGRLLTDADAVLTQSSTPFRVFTPFHKTARPTWRHRPREAPATLSGCALPSSLEGARTTIAAPRPRWDSGFWGMWAPGEAAALARLDDLLPRLHAYPDARDVPSVEGTSRLSPHLHFGEINPSRIFDVVQQHGGIGADKYIAEIGWREFAYYVLHHWPSSLNDNFNPKFDAMPWHHDPGQLEAWQYGRTGVPLVDAGMRQLWHEGWMHNRVRMVVASWLTKHMGIDWRQGAAWFMHALVDADLASNTLGWQWVAGTGVDAAPYFRIFNPATQSRRFDPQGAYLRRWLPELRGLGDDAIHAPWERGLRVPGYPVKPIVDLSAGRDAALARLAALAK; translated from the coding sequence ATGACCCAAGGCATCTTCTGGTTCCGCCGCGACCTGCGCCTGGCCGATCACCCGGCGCTGGAGCGAGCGATCCAGTCGCATGACGCGTTGCTGCTGGTATACGTGGACGACGATGCCGACGGCATCTTCGATGCCAGCCGCGCATGGTTGCGCCGGTCGCTTGGAAAACTGGCGGAAGACATCCGCGCGCGTGGCGGCGAGTTGCACCTGATTGCCGGTGATCCGGAAGCGTTGATTCCCGCATTGGCGCTCGCAACCGGCGCAGCCGCGGTGCACATCTCCGCGCTGCACGAACCCGACGCCGACGCGCGCGATGCACGCATCGCGGCGGCGCTGGCAGCGAGCGGCATCGCCATGCGCCGCGCCGGTGGCCGCCTGCTCACCGATGCCGATGCAGTACTGACCCAATCGTCCACGCCGTTCCGGGTGTTCACTCCGTTCCACAAGACCGCGCGGCCGACGTGGCGGCATCGCCCGCGGGAAGCGCCGGCAACGCTGTCGGGTTGTGCGCTGCCGTCATCGCTGGAAGGCGCGCGCACAACCATCGCTGCGCCACGGCCGCGCTGGGACAGCGGCTTCTGGGGCATGTGGGCGCCGGGAGAAGCCGCGGCGCTTGCGCGACTCGATGACCTGTTGCCGCGTCTGCATGCCTATCCCGATGCGCGTGATGTGCCTTCGGTTGAAGGTACATCGCGCTTGTCGCCGCATCTGCATTTCGGCGAGATCAATCCGAGCCGCATCTTCGACGTCGTGCAGCAGCACGGCGGCATCGGCGCCGACAAGTACATCGCCGAAATCGGCTGGCGCGAGTTCGCGTACTACGTCCTGCACCACTGGCCGTCCAGCCTCAACGACAACTTCAATCCGAAGTTCGACGCGATGCCGTGGCATCACGATCCCGGTCAACTCGAAGCCTGGCAATACGGTCGAACCGGCGTGCCGCTGGTCGATGCCGGCATGCGCCAGTTGTGGCACGAAGGCTGGATGCACAATCGCGTGCGGATGGTGGTGGCGTCGTGGCTGACCAAGCACATGGGCATCGACTGGCGGCAGGGCGCGGCCTGGTTCATGCACGCCTTGGTCGATGCCGACCTGGCCAGCAACACGCTGGGCTGGCAGTGGGTCGCCGGCACCGGCGTGGATGCAGCGCCGTATTTCCGCATCTTCAATCCGGCCACGCAGTCGCGCCGCTTCGATCCGCAGGGGGCGTACCTGCGTCGTTGGCTTCCAGAACTGCGAGGGCTTGGCGATGACGCCATCCACGCCCCGTGGGAGCGTGGACTGCGCGTGCCCGGTTATCCCGTCAAGCCCATCGTGGACCTGAGTGCCGGTCGTGACGCTGCATTGGCCCGGCTTGCGGCGTTGGCGAAGTAA